Proteins encoded in a region of the Haloarcula sp. CBA1129 genome:
- a CDS encoding HalOD1 output domain-containing protein → MSQAKLVYRPTPNEPLSETIVHAVADTLGVDPVDLDDRISDCIDPDALDRLFRPDTDGTPSPDGLVVFSMAGCRIEVEGNRSVLVTPSRDVSAATELEA, encoded by the coding sequence ATGTCCCAAGCAAAACTGGTCTACAGACCGACACCCAACGAACCGCTGAGCGAAACCATCGTCCACGCCGTGGCCGACACGCTGGGTGTCGACCCCGTCGATCTTGATGACCGAATCAGTGACTGTATCGACCCTGATGCGCTTGACCGACTGTTTCGTCCCGATACGGACGGTACACCGAGTCCTGACGGACTCGTCGTATTCAGTATGGCTGGCTGTCGTATCGAAGTCGAAGGGAACCGTTCGGTGCTAGTGACACCGTCCCGTGACGTCTCGGCGGCTACCGAACTCGAAGCGTAG
- a CDS encoding (R)-citramalate synthase, which translates to MRALSDVGEVQFLDTTLRDGEQAPGVSLTPDDKADIARSLDAARIDVIEAGSACTGPGERETISRVAGLDLDSTVTSFCRGIQNDIDLALDCGVDGINLVVPASDKHVEQKVGTSKSENVDNTVELVEYAADHGLWVEVIGEDGSRADLDYLEELLGAAIEAGADRICWADTVGHATPDRALECVSRLSDLGPVSTHTHDDLGLAVTNALVSLGAGADLVHGTINGIGERAGNVALEEIAIALDHGYGVESMDLTEVYDLAQLIANRTGIPLAPNKAVVGENAFTHESGIHTDGTLKDDSMYEPYPPEKVGRERRLALGKHAGRAGVEAALDEHDVEVTDDQLSEIVNRVKEIGDRGKRVTDADLLTIADEVTGDARDRRVELLGLTAVSGSDTPTASVRLAVDGEERKEAAVGSGPVDAAMNAAEVALSHTADATLEDYHVDAITGGTDALVTVEIEMSRGDDHVVVSASDSDITRASVRAMVDAMDRLVADDEDPLVADD; encoded by the coding sequence ATGCGTGCGCTCTCAGATGTCGGTGAGGTACAGTTTCTCGACACGACACTGCGCGACGGTGAGCAGGCCCCCGGCGTCTCACTGACGCCGGACGACAAGGCCGACATCGCCCGCTCGCTTGACGCGGCGCGTATCGACGTCATCGAGGCCGGGAGCGCCTGTACCGGCCCCGGCGAGCGCGAAACGATTTCTCGCGTCGCAGGGCTTGACCTCGACAGTACCGTCACCAGCTTCTGTCGCGGTATCCAGAACGATATCGACCTCGCGCTCGACTGTGGTGTCGACGGTATCAATCTCGTTGTCCCGGCCAGTGATAAGCACGTAGAGCAGAAGGTCGGCACCTCCAAGTCCGAGAACGTCGACAACACTGTCGAACTGGTGGAGTACGCCGCCGATCACGGGCTCTGGGTCGAGGTCATCGGCGAGGACGGCTCGCGTGCCGATCTGGACTACCTCGAAGAACTGCTCGGGGCCGCTATCGAGGCCGGCGCGGACCGCATCTGCTGGGCCGACACTGTCGGCCACGCGACGCCGGACCGCGCGCTCGAATGCGTGTCCCGGCTCTCGGATCTAGGACCGGTCAGCACCCACACCCACGACGACTTAGGGCTCGCGGTGACGAACGCCCTCGTCTCGCTCGGTGCCGGGGCCGACCTCGTCCACGGGACGATAAACGGTATTGGTGAGCGCGCCGGCAACGTCGCCCTCGAAGAGATAGCCATCGCGCTCGACCACGGCTACGGCGTCGAGTCAATGGATCTCACCGAGGTGTACGACCTCGCCCAGCTCATCGCCAACCGAACCGGCATCCCACTGGCCCCCAACAAGGCGGTTGTCGGGGAGAACGCCTTCACCCACGAGTCCGGCATCCACACCGACGGCACGCTCAAGGACGACTCGATGTACGAGCCGTATCCGCCGGAGAAGGTGGGCCGCGAACGCCGTCTCGCACTCGGCAAGCACGCGGGCCGGGCCGGTGTCGAGGCCGCCCTCGACGAACACGACGTCGAGGTCACCGATGACCAGCTCTCGGAGATCGTCAACCGCGTCAAGGAGATCGGCGACCGCGGCAAGCGCGTCACCGACGCCGACCTGCTGACCATCGCCGACGAGGTGACTGGTGACGCACGCGACCGCCGGGTCGAACTGCTCGGCCTGACCGCCGTTTCCGGCTCCGATACGCCGACAGCGAGCGTCCGGCTCGCGGTCGACGGCGAGGAGCGCAAGGAGGCAGCGGTCGGCTCCGGGCCGGTCGACGCCGCGATGAATGCTGCCGAGGTAGCGCTGTCTCACACCGCCGACGCGACGCTCGAAGACTACCACGTCGACGCCATCACGGGCGGGACCGATGCGCTCGTCACGGTCGAAATCGAGATGTCACGCGGCGACGACCACGTCGTCGTCTCCGCCAGTGACTCCGATATCACTCGGGCGTCCGTGCGTGCGATGGTCGACGCGATGGACCGCCTCGTCGCCGACGACGAGGACCCGCTCGTCGCTGACGACTGA
- a CDS encoding DUF192 domain-containing protein, with product MRLVYDPDGAARPLATEVEYAESIFEQGRGLMFRSSIPDDYALVFPFDHASRQFIHMLFVRFPLDVLWLVDEEVQAVETLQPWRSVGYANADTVIELPGGAASGVSEGDTVRLES from the coding sequence ATGCGGCTCGTCTACGATCCCGACGGCGCGGCTCGGCCGCTGGCGACAGAGGTGGAATACGCCGAGTCGATATTCGAACAGGGCCGGGGGCTGATGTTCCGGTCATCTATCCCCGACGACTACGCGCTCGTCTTTCCCTTCGACCACGCGAGTCGACAGTTCATCCACATGCTGTTTGTCCGGTTCCCGCTTGACGTGCTCTGGCTCGTCGACGAAGAGGTGCAAGCCGTCGAAACCCTACAGCCTTGGCGGTCGGTCGGCTACGCGAACGCTGACACTGTCATCGAGCTGCCCGGTGGCGCGGCGTCAGGCGTTTCGGAGGGCGATACGGTCCGTCTTGAGTCGTGA
- a CDS encoding ATP-binding protein has translation MTSPVLTKQSLGTGYVVATGVVITGALLAHGMSTVQPSLIDLVILGVGLTPALALVAANYWLPVSGLSGEQIWTAAEWCGLGIALFTVIKIVVLLAPVPQSSMVPSILASGVAVGGFGGILFGWLLELRRSRRRLSQSNEVLFRVLRHDLRNDLNVALGHLGELQRDATERGDPKCRAHADQLSGTIDDIIDTTEKARQIEFAFDADRRAQQPIDLVPCVREQAKTIMASHPETTVELDLPEQSQVYADWMLDTVLRNVIENAVVHCEETPTLYISVEEHGRTVFVHIGDNCPSIPQHEQDVLNSGVETQLCHSKGIGLWLTTWIVESYGGAVHLTTSDDGNVVTLELCGPTVLDEIRQTLREWP, from the coding sequence GTGACCTCTCCGGTGCTTACGAAGCAATCACTGGGGACGGGCTATGTCGTCGCGACCGGCGTCGTGATTACCGGCGCATTGCTCGCCCACGGCATGTCTACCGTCCAGCCGTCCCTGATCGATCTGGTCATCCTCGGCGTGGGGTTGACACCGGCGCTAGCTCTGGTAGCGGCGAACTATTGGCTCCCGGTGAGCGGGCTGTCCGGCGAACAGATATGGACCGCCGCAGAGTGGTGCGGGCTTGGTATCGCGCTGTTTACGGTCATCAAAATCGTCGTGTTGCTCGCCCCGGTACCGCAGTCCTCCATGGTCCCATCGATACTCGCAAGCGGGGTCGCGGTCGGCGGGTTTGGCGGCATTCTGTTCGGGTGGCTGCTGGAACTCCGACGGTCCCGACGGAGACTCTCCCAGAGCAACGAGGTGCTGTTTCGGGTGCTCCGACACGACCTCCGGAACGACCTCAACGTCGCACTTGGCCATCTCGGCGAACTGCAACGGGATGCCACAGAGCGCGGAGACCCCAAATGCCGTGCGCACGCCGACCAATTGAGCGGCACAATCGATGATATCATCGACACGACGGAGAAGGCACGACAGATAGAGTTCGCGTTCGATGCAGACCGTCGCGCACAGCAACCGATTGATCTCGTGCCGTGCGTCAGAGAACAGGCGAAGACGATCATGGCGTCACATCCCGAAACAACCGTTGAACTCGACCTCCCAGAACAGTCGCAGGTGTACGCTGACTGGATGCTTGATACCGTGTTACGGAACGTTATCGAGAACGCGGTCGTCCACTGCGAAGAAACCCCCACACTGTATATCTCCGTCGAGGAGCACGGCCGAACCGTGTTCGTCCACATCGGGGATAATTGTCCGTCGATTCCACAGCACGAACAAGATGTCCTCAATAGCGGTGTGGAAACGCAACTGTGCCATTCAAAGGGTATCGGACTCTGGCTAACGACGTGGATCGTCGAGAGTTACGGCGGGGCAGTACACCTCACGACGTCGGATGACGGCAACGTTGTGACGCTGGAATTGTGCGGGCCGACAGTTCTCGACGAGATTCGCCAGACCCTTCGAGAGTGGCCCTGA
- a CDS encoding GMP synthase subunit A: MTRIDVIDNHGQFTHLEQRALRDMGVDVSLRDNTTPPAEIDADGIVLSGGPDMDDIGNCPAYLDLDVPVLGICLGMQLIADELGGRVGGGEYGGYADVTVEILDDDDPLLGSLYPETRVWASHADEVKEVPPGFERTATSDICGVEAMSNTDEAIYGVQWHPEVAHTEEGEEVFENFLSVCDQQSVASQ; encoded by the coding sequence ATGACCCGAATCGACGTTATCGACAATCACGGACAGTTCACACATCTGGAGCAGCGTGCGCTCCGAGACATGGGCGTCGACGTCTCACTCAGGGACAACACGACACCCCCGGCGGAGATCGACGCCGACGGCATCGTCCTTTCGGGCGGCCCGGACATGGACGATATCGGGAACTGCCCCGCGTACCTCGACCTCGACGTTCCAGTGCTCGGCATCTGTCTGGGCATGCAACTCATCGCCGACGAACTCGGCGGCCGGGTCGGCGGCGGCGAGTACGGCGGCTACGCGGACGTAACGGTCGAGATTCTCGACGACGACGACCCACTTCTCGGCTCGCTGTACCCCGAAACCCGGGTGTGGGCCAGCCACGCTGATGAGGTGAAGGAAGTGCCACCCGGATTCGAGCGAACCGCGACCTCCGACATCTGTGGCGTCGAGGCGATGAGCAATACAGACGAGGCGATATACGGCGTCCAGTGGCATCCGGAGGTCGCGCACACTGAAGAAGGCGAGGAAGTGTTCGAGAACTTCCTGTCGGTCTGTGATCAACAATCCGTCGCCAGCCAGTAA
- a CDS encoding DUF2070 family protein — MTATQGNLASLSRFIFRAPTWYTSLAFALVIAAMTGIVAFDSRFILDDAWQGVFLIGLPTSIASAVTPWVDRQLGGQLTPNRATLLAVICELITIAMLTIAGLIAIFTVRLGQNFVFDVLLVALASIFAFRLLILMAVSRHSLLKAAIPASVQTITAAVLLAIYSGATAFILEDPMLREYLSRPEEVPPQVQGFIPQDFIILAAICVIYALAVWLFLVVIDQPWRSSLGVSALDFLRGFIGHIAEGTRELEEFFEEIGEEAVVPVTVLSVRQPDGEEKARFVLPMIHPGPMGEIGGGNLPRRVAESAEGLAFPPHATAGHDFNLVTEREVDTILSTAETASQKLKYDDQATVGHRVTEGEATLTGQAFGDDALVVNTYAPGCADDVEYAVGLSAMSEARADGLDDVLLVDAHNCNDGLEGDDLGHVVPGSQRSFDMLHGAGQLGSLLTDAETGQLRCGVAWDETPWEPEDGIGPLGIRVCVFEVNGQRTAYVLIDGNNMEPGLRQRIIDAAEGVDMMEVMTSDTHIVNTVEAENQVGQAIPEKEIVALIGDLVDRAIADLEPVEAGMASEQATVTVFGNDRTETLASTANAMVSMGGALAAAFILIVMTVSVLIFLLT, encoded by the coding sequence ATGACGGCGACACAGGGAAATCTCGCTAGCCTTTCCCGATTTATCTTCCGGGCTCCGACTTGGTACACGAGCCTAGCCTTTGCGCTGGTCATCGCCGCGATGACCGGCATCGTTGCGTTCGATTCACGGTTCATCCTCGACGACGCTTGGCAGGGCGTGTTTCTCATCGGCCTGCCGACCTCAATCGCCAGTGCCGTGACGCCGTGGGTCGACCGACAACTGGGCGGGCAGCTAACCCCGAACCGGGCCACCCTGCTTGCGGTCATCTGTGAGCTCATCACGATAGCGATGCTGACCATCGCCGGCCTTATCGCCATCTTTACCGTCCGGCTGGGCCAGAACTTCGTCTTCGACGTACTGTTAGTCGCGCTGGCGTCGATATTCGCCTTCCGGCTGCTGATACTGATGGCCGTCTCGCGACACTCACTGCTGAAAGCGGCGATTCCGGCGAGCGTTCAGACCATCACTGCCGCCGTGTTACTGGCGATATACAGCGGGGCAACCGCGTTCATCCTCGAAGACCCGATGCTCCGGGAGTACCTCTCGCGCCCGGAAGAGGTCCCGCCGCAGGTGCAGGGGTTCATCCCGCAAGACTTCATTATCCTCGCGGCTATCTGTGTCATCTACGCGCTGGCAGTCTGGCTGTTTCTGGTCGTCATCGACCAGCCGTGGCGCTCCTCGCTCGGTGTTTCCGCGCTGGATTTCCTCCGGGGCTTCATCGGGCACATCGCCGAGGGCACGCGCGAACTGGAGGAGTTCTTCGAGGAGATCGGCGAAGAAGCCGTCGTCCCGGTCACCGTGTTGTCGGTCCGCCAACCGGACGGCGAGGAGAAGGCCCGGTTCGTCCTGCCGATGATTCACCCCGGTCCGATGGGTGAAATCGGCGGTGGGAACCTCCCCAGACGCGTCGCCGAGTCGGCGGAGGGCTTGGCGTTCCCGCCACACGCGACCGCCGGCCACGACTTCAACCTCGTCACCGAACGGGAGGTCGATACAATCCTGTCGACCGCCGAAACGGCGTCCCAGAAGCTCAAATACGACGATCAGGCAACAGTGGGCCACCGCGTCACCGAGGGGGAAGCCACGCTGACCGGGCAGGCCTTCGGCGACGACGCACTCGTCGTGAACACGTACGCGCCGGGTTGTGCCGACGACGTGGAGTACGCTGTGGGACTCTCAGCGATGTCGGAAGCACGGGCTGACGGGCTCGACGACGTGCTCTTGGTCGACGCGCACAACTGCAACGACGGGCTTGAGGGCGACGACCTCGGCCACGTCGTTCCCGGCAGTCAGCGGTCTTTCGACATGCTCCACGGGGCCGGTCAGCTTGGCAGCCTGCTTACGGACGCCGAGACCGGCCAGCTCCGCTGTGGCGTGGCTTGGGACGAAACCCCTTGGGAGCCCGAAGATGGCATCGGCCCGCTCGGGATACGGGTCTGTGTCTTCGAAGTCAACGGCCAGCGGACGGCGTACGTACTCATCGACGGCAACAACATGGAGCCGGGCCTCCGCCAGCGCATCATCGACGCCGCCGAAGGCGTGGATATGATGGAGGTGATGACCAGCGACACCCACATCGTCAATACTGTCGAAGCCGAAAATCAGGTCGGGCAGGCGATCCCTGAGAAGGAAATCGTTGCGCTCATCGGGGACCTCGTCGACAGAGCTATCGCCGACCTCGAACCCGTCGAGGCCGGGATGGCGAGCGAACAGGCGACCGTGACGGTGTTCGGCAACGACCGGACAGAGACACTGGCCTCGACTGCCAACGCGATGGTCTCGATGGGTGGTGCGCTGGCCGCGGCGTTTATTCTCATCGTAATGACGGTCAGCGTGCTGATCTTCCTACTGACCTGA
- a CDS encoding MoxR family ATPase encodes MDATEASEVSSQILDEIGSAVIADRGFFETVLLGVVAKGHVLLEDVPGTGKTLTARSVATALGLSFSRIQFTPDLLPADITGTHIFNEESRSFEFTEGPVFANVVLADEINRAPPKTQSALLEAMEEGQVTVDGDTYDLPSPFFVIATQNPVDMEGTFELPEAQVDRFLAKTSLGYPDGEGEVELLRRRAGRTTQSPTVEPVLDAESVEELRSVPETVTVDDDLLQYMADLVRATRDDYRVDVGVSPRGTQRLFEATRAMATIAGREYVAPDDIKRVAQPVLAHRLVLTPDARVEQVDKGTVVQSVLDEVPVPTV; translated from the coding sequence ATGGACGCTACCGAGGCAAGCGAGGTGTCGAGTCAGATCCTCGACGAGATCGGGAGTGCCGTCATCGCTGACCGCGGCTTCTTCGAGACGGTGCTGCTGGGGGTCGTCGCAAAGGGCCACGTCCTGCTTGAGGACGTTCCCGGCACAGGGAAGACGCTGACCGCCCGCAGCGTCGCGACCGCGCTGGGACTGTCCTTCTCCCGTATTCAGTTCACGCCGGACCTCCTCCCGGCCGACATCACGGGCACACACATCTTTAACGAGGAGTCTCGGAGCTTCGAGTTCACGGAGGGGCCGGTGTTCGCCAACGTCGTGCTGGCCGACGAAATCAACCGTGCACCGCCGAAGACCCAGTCTGCCCTGCTGGAAGCGATGGAAGAGGGACAGGTCACCGTCGATGGAGACACCTACGACCTGCCGTCGCCGTTTTTCGTCATCGCGACTCAGAACCCCGTCGACATGGAGGGAACCTTCGAGTTGCCAGAGGCGCAGGTCGACCGATTCCTCGCGAAAACGTCGCTCGGCTATCCCGACGGCGAGGGCGAGGTCGAACTCCTCCGGCGGCGCGCTGGCCGGACGACACAGAGCCCAACTGTGGAACCGGTGCTCGATGCGGAATCCGTCGAGGAACTCCGGAGCGTTCCGGAGACGGTCACCGTCGATGACGACCTGCTGCAGTACATGGCCGACCTTGTTCGGGCGACCCGAGACGACTATCGGGTGGATGTCGGGGTCTCACCGCGCGGGACCCAGCGACTGTTCGAGGCGACGCGAGCGATGGCGACAATCGCGGGCCGAGAGTACGTTGCTCCAGACGATATCAAGCGGGTCGCACAGCCAGTGCTAGCCCACAGGCTGGTGTTGACGCCCGATGCCCGCGTCGAGCAGGTCGACAAGGGAACCGTCGTCCAGAGCGTCCTCGATGAGGTCCCCGTCCCGACCGTCTAA
- a CDS encoding GtrA family protein: protein MASAVVTPARRQQLVRFFLVGVVAASVQQALLWLFTDLGDLNYILAAAIAIECTILLQYVLNNAWTFHRSQHSNLREYVLGLGKTNLVRGTAIPIQLGLLYAFVTWGGVVPLVGNGGAIVITGVYRYALDAHWTWG, encoded by the coding sequence ATGGCGTCTGCTGTCGTCACACCGGCCCGGCGACAGCAACTCGTCCGGTTTTTCCTCGTTGGCGTGGTCGCGGCGTCGGTCCAGCAAGCGTTGCTGTGGCTGTTCACCGACCTTGGCGACCTGAACTACATCCTCGCGGCCGCTATCGCCATCGAGTGTACGATTCTGTTGCAGTACGTTCTCAACAACGCTTGGACGTTTCACCGGTCGCAGCATTCGAACCTGCGGGAGTACGTCCTCGGATTAGGGAAGACGAACCTCGTTCGTGGGACGGCGATCCCGATCCAGTTGGGCCTCCTATATGCGTTTGTCACATGGGGCGGCGTCGTGCCGCTGGTCGGCAACGGCGGAGCTATCGTCATCACAGGCGTGTATCGGTATGCGCTTGACGCACACTGGACGTGGGGTTAG
- a CDS encoding sulfatase-like hydrolase/transferase, with protein MTAPATNNVVLVTVDSLRADALGGPDSVSPVIDSLAESGAVFENAVAQGNWTPFSFPSIHGSRPVFAESDDIGLASTPTLAEQVSDAGVETAGFNAANGFLTDHWGYDRGFDEFEPFVDSGGYSKYLAAHPTIQAWVQLGTSPFRRAATVLSGGSDERPFADVSRMGDLEDRATEFLETTDGPFFLWVHYMDTHTPYVPAPRHIREVSDNHFGVLRMLSSHLRTGLGWEVDDRTLETLRTLYEATVRQVDASVGRLLDTLETEGYRDDTAVVVAGDHGEEFLEHGHLAHYPKLYRELIDVPYIVSTPDGEHQSVETPVGLDTIAPTVCDLLSLTPAAEWDGASVAPAIHGADIEDRAPIVSAAVRGESVTSQPIPRSRADGELLLSARDERYTYIEFTESGRRELYDRTNDPEEQVDLCSDSTDADPPATVLDRLSDAVADHLAKLDSDGTGTGNTEASDEITARLKALGYQ; from the coding sequence ATGACAGCCCCAGCAACGAACAATGTGGTGCTGGTCACGGTGGACTCGCTGCGGGCAGACGCGCTGGGTGGCCCTGACAGTGTCTCCCCTGTCATAGACTCACTCGCCGAGTCGGGTGCCGTCTTCGAAAACGCCGTTGCACAGGGGAATTGGACGCCGTTTTCGTTCCCTAGCATTCACGGGTCGCGTCCGGTGTTCGCGGAGAGCGACGACATCGGTCTGGCGTCGACGCCGACGCTGGCCGAGCAGGTGTCCGATGCCGGTGTCGAGACGGCAGGATTCAACGCTGCAAACGGCTTTCTCACCGACCACTGGGGGTACGACCGCGGGTTCGACGAGTTCGAGCCGTTCGTCGACAGCGGCGGCTACAGCAAGTATCTGGCGGCCCACCCGACTATTCAGGCCTGGGTCCAGCTGGGCACCTCGCCGTTCCGGCGCGCCGCGACGGTTCTCAGCGGCGGGTCCGACGAACGCCCCTTCGCCGACGTGTCACGGATGGGCGACCTCGAAGACCGTGCCACCGAGTTTCTGGAGACGACCGACGGACCGTTCTTCCTGTGGGTTCACTACATGGACACGCACACGCCGTACGTGCCGGCCCCGCGGCATATCCGCGAGGTATCTGACAACCACTTCGGCGTCCTCCGGATGCTCAGCTCCCACCTCCGAACCGGACTGGGCTGGGAAGTCGACGACCGGACGCTGGAGACGCTCCGGACGCTGTACGAGGCGACGGTCCGGCAGGTCGACGCCAGCGTCGGACGGCTACTCGACACGCTCGAAACAGAGGGCTACCGCGACGATACCGCCGTCGTCGTCGCCGGCGACCACGGCGAGGAGTTCCTCGAACACGGCCATCTCGCTCACTACCCCAAGCTCTATCGGGAACTCATCGACGTCCCGTATATCGTCTCGACACCAGATGGTGAGCACCAGTCGGTCGAGACGCCCGTCGGCCTCGACACCATCGCGCCGACAGTGTGTGACCTGCTGTCGCTCACGCCGGCGGCGGAGTGGGACGGAGCGTCCGTCGCTCCGGCGATTCACGGCGCAGACATCGAGGACCGCGCTCCCATCGTCTCCGCGGCGGTCCGGGGCGAGAGCGTGACCAGCCAACCGATTCCGCGGAGCCGCGCCGACGGCGAATTGCTCCTCAGCGCACGCGACGAGCGCTACACCTACATCGAGTTCACGGAATCAGGCCGCCGGGAACTGTACGACCGGACGAACGACCCCGAGGAGCAGGTCGATCTCTGTTCGGACTCGACGGACGCCGATCCGCCGGCGACGGTGCTTGACCGGCTCTCGGATGCTGTTGCCGACCACCTCGCCAAGCTCGACAGCGACGGGACGGGGACCGGAAACACCGAGGCATCCGACGAGATAACAGCACGATTAAAGGCGCTCGGTTATCAGTAA
- a CDS encoding GNAT family N-acetyltransferase — protein sequence MTDRIQFRSYDSRDADAVWRLHEWAMRASGNDPSDIPGTSDLKNVETRYFDTGGAFLVGVVTAADDELPGTFDGGLAAMGGFLPNEVGHADERTVPGAAELHRMRVAPSRQRRGYGRSLLHKLEQQVAERGYDVLLATTSQSQPAAVAFYRDEGYQEVDRSTQGEYELIHFEKQL from the coding sequence ATGACCGACCGGATTCAGTTTCGGTCCTACGATAGCCGAGACGCCGATGCTGTCTGGCGTCTTCACGAATGGGCGATGCGAGCGAGCGGAAACGACCCCAGTGACATCCCCGGAACGTCGGACCTGAAAAACGTCGAGACGCGGTATTTCGATACCGGCGGCGCGTTTCTCGTCGGCGTCGTGACCGCCGCTGACGACGAACTCCCGGGGACATTCGATGGCGGCCTAGCCGCGATGGGCGGCTTCCTCCCGAACGAGGTCGGCCACGCGGACGAGCGGACCGTCCCCGGCGCGGCCGAACTCCATCGGATGCGGGTCGCTCCGTCCCGGCAGCGGCGCGGCTACGGTCGCAGCCTCCTCCACAAACTCGAACAGCAGGTGGCCGAGCGGGGGTACGATGTCCTGCTTGCGACGACATCTCAGAGCCAACCCGCCGCGGTCGCGTTCTACCGAGACGAAGGATATCAAGAGGTCGACCGGTCGACACAGGGTGAGTACGAACTCATCCACTTCGAAAAACAGCTCTAA
- a CDS encoding AarF/ABC1/UbiB kinase family protein: protein MNIRAYWRFLVVARHFLPLLVAYARDRKRFFVIGSSRRVTPEQRRERAQQLLDSLLTLGPTFIKLGQILSTRPDVLPPEYIEEFSKLQDRVPPADWDEARVVIEDELGSVDDRFDEFETEAISGASLGQVYLAEVDGEKVAVKIRRPGIETLVEADLRVVRWSLPLLMYFIDNSRSFSLETLADEFSKTIREEMDYQREGRMLTEIRENFRDNDRICIPKVKESHSTRRVLTMEYVPGTKINDIDSLDSGGINRTELAETLQRAYLKMIIDDGVFHADPHPGNLAVQDDGTLVFYDFGMSGRVDPFVQDKIIDFYAAVADQDIDAILDALIEMGTLSPEADRQVMGDVMELAIADARGEDIEQYRVQQIIQQVEDTIYEFPLRLPANLALVLRVATVVEGVCVTLDEDFDFIGVATDYLREEGYIAEGVRNFVEDRATEVSDAARSAVRIPPKLESALDRVEREDFRVQADIEDSDGLLATMTKRLILGMLLASTLFSTAFLYTQASLPATGVGIAGTVGLSLALWWSFRSKKAVRAKPQFTRQSMREQDRESPGGLNTSFGEDTDDAYSGD from the coding sequence GTGAACATTCGCGCGTACTGGCGGTTCCTCGTCGTCGCTCGCCACTTCCTGCCCCTGTTGGTCGCGTACGCACGAGACCGGAAACGGTTCTTCGTGATCGGCTCATCACGCCGCGTCACACCCGAACAGCGTCGTGAGCGTGCACAACAGCTACTTGACTCGTTGCTGACGCTTGGCCCGACGTTCATCAAACTCGGCCAGATCCTCTCGACGCGGCCGGACGTCCTACCACCGGAGTACATCGAGGAGTTCTCGAAACTGCAGGACCGCGTGCCACCGGCTGACTGGGACGAGGCACGGGTCGTCATCGAGGACGAATTAGGGTCTGTCGACGACCGCTTCGACGAGTTCGAGACAGAGGCAATAAGCGGCGCGTCGCTCGGGCAGGTGTATCTGGCGGAGGTCGACGGCGAGAAGGTCGCCGTCAAGATCCGTCGCCCCGGCATCGAGACGCTCGTGGAGGCCGACCTGCGGGTCGTCCGCTGGTCGCTCCCGCTGTTGATGTACTTCATCGACAACTCCCGGTCGTTCTCGCTTGAGACACTGGCCGATGAGTTCTCGAAGACCATCCGGGAAGAGATGGACTACCAGCGAGAGGGTCGTATGCTCACCGAAATCCGGGAGAACTTCAGGGACAACGACCGCATCTGCATCCCCAAGGTCAAGGAGTCCCACTCAACGCGGCGCGTCCTGACGATGGAGTACGTCCCCGGGACGAAAATAAACGATATCGACAGCCTCGATTCGGGCGGTATCAACCGGACGGAACTGGCTGAGACGCTCCAGCGGGCGTACCTCAAGATGATTATCGACGACGGCGTGTTCCACGCCGACCCACATCCCGGGAACCTCGCGGTACAGGACGACGGGACGCTCGTCTTCTATGACTTCGGGATGTCCGGCCGGGTCGACCCGTTCGTGCAGGACAAGATCATCGACTTCTACGCCGCCGTCGCGGATCAGGACATCGACGCCATCCTTGATGCCCTCATCGAGATGGGGACGCTCTCGCCGGAAGCCGACCGGCAGGTGATGGGTGACGTGATGGAACTGGCCATCGCCGACGCCCGCGGCGAGGACATCGAGCAGTATCGCGTCCAGCAAATCATCCAGCAGGTCGAGGACACCATCTACGAGTTCCCGCTTCGCTTGCCGGCGAATCTTGCGCTCGTATTGCGTGTCGCCACGGTCGTCGAAGGCGTCTGTGTCACCCTCGACGAGGACTTCGACTTCATCGGCGTCGCCACCGACTATCTCCGCGAGGAGGGGTACATCGCCGAGGGCGTCCGGAACTTCGTCGAGGACAGAGCGACCGAAGTGTCCGACGCGGCCCGGTCGGCCGTCCGAATCCCGCCGAAACTGGAGTCCGCCCTCGACAGGGTCGAGCGGGAGGACTTCCGCGTGCAAGCCGACATCGAGGACTCCGACGGCCTGCTCGCGACGATGACCAAGCGGCTCATCCTCGGAATGCTGCTTGCAAGCACGCTGTTCTCGACGGCGTTCCTGTACACGCAGGCATCGCTTCCCGCGACCGGTGTCGGTATCGCCGGCACTGTTGGCCTGTCTCTGGCGCTGTGGTGGTCGTTCCGCTCGAAGAAGGCCGTCCGTGCAAAACCGCAGTTCACGCGCCAGAGCATGCGCGAGCAAGACCGAGAGAGTCCGGGCGGGCTCAACACCTCCTTCGGCGAGGACACCGACGACGCCTATAGCGGCGACTGA